From a region of the Sporosarcina ureilytica genome:
- a CDS encoding YolD-like family protein, which yields MENIRDRGTKKWTALMLPEHVKLLKEWLAEDDYVEKPVFEEWELELLQDEIQLAKASESIVKIQTWKGGVVTSYQGKIKGINVESRQIILQDPFGIERLKVEDIIKIQSII from the coding sequence GTGGAGAATATTCGGGATCGCGGTACAAAAAAGTGGACGGCACTGATGTTACCTGAGCATGTCAAATTATTAAAAGAATGGCTAGCCGAGGATGATTATGTTGAAAAACCGGTGTTTGAAGAGTGGGAACTCGAGTTGCTCCAAGACGAAATTCAACTGGCGAAAGCTTCCGAAAGCATTGTGAAAATTCAAACTTGGAAGGGGGGTGTCGTCACTTCTTACCAAGGAAAAATTAAGGGAATTAATGTTGAATCAAGGCAAATCATTTTGCAAGATCCATTTGGTATCGAACGATTAAAAGTAGAGGACATTATAAAAATCCAATCGATTATCTAA
- the cyoE gene encoding heme o synthase: protein MTKNAIVSQEKVEHTSFSSERKLSSLFMDLKSLLKGIVLIANVLPVITGFWLAIYFTNASFSDQRGLFLLTMIGSTFVMAGALVLNNWYEVDLDREMERTKNRPTVTGNFSLKTVLTMGIIFSIIGFVVLYFTTMEAVIYAFIGWFTYVIMYTMWMKRKYTLNTVMGSISGAVTPLIGWAALAPSYHYVPIVLALLLFIWQMPHTFAIAMRRHDEYKAAGVAMLPVVRGFDFTKRQIIIYVTCLLPLPFFLTSLGTIFVVIATILNVVWILLSVGGFFTNSDAKWARALFLYSVNYLAILFILMIVVTLPIFS, encoded by the coding sequence ATGACTAAAAATGCGATAGTTTCTCAAGAAAAGGTTGAACATACTTCTTTTTCTAGTGAGAGGAAGCTATCTAGCCTATTTATGGACTTGAAATCATTATTAAAAGGGATTGTATTAATCGCGAATGTATTGCCTGTTATTACAGGCTTTTGGCTAGCTATTTATTTTACAAACGCATCTTTTTCAGATCAAAGGGGTTTGTTTTTATTAACAATGATAGGAAGTACGTTTGTGATGGCGGGTGCGCTAGTTTTAAACAACTGGTATGAAGTAGATTTGGACCGTGAAATGGAACGGACGAAAAATCGCCCGACAGTTACCGGAAACTTTTCATTGAAAACCGTGTTAACAATGGGGATTATTTTTTCAATCATTGGGTTCGTTGTTTTATATTTCACGACAATGGAAGCGGTTATCTATGCGTTTATAGGTTGGTTTACATATGTGATCATGTATACGATGTGGATGAAGAGGAAGTATACGTTAAATACAGTAATGGGTAGTATTTCTGGAGCCGTTACGCCACTGATTGGATGGGCTGCGTTAGCACCGAGTTATCATTATGTACCTATCGTTCTGGCTTTACTTTTATTCATTTGGCAAATGCCTCATACATTCGCGATTGCCATGAGAAGACATGATGAATATAAAGCGGCTGGAGTCGCAATGCTACCGGTTGTACGCGGTTTTGATTTTACGAAGCGCCAAATTATTATTTATGTAACTTGTTTATTGCCATTGCCATTCTTTTTAACCTCGCTTGGGACTATTTTTGTAGTCATTGCAACGATTTTAAATGTTGTCTGGATTTTACTAAGTGTCGGTGGATTTTTCACAAATAGCGATGCGAAATGGGCAAGGGCATTGTTTCTCTATTCAGTAAACTATTTAGCGATTTTATTTATTTTAATGATTGTTGTGACATTACCTATTTTTTCATAA
- a CDS encoding catalase, producing the protein MANKNNKKRFTTAAGAPVVDNHNSMTAGPRGPMLLQDVWFLEKMAHFDREVIPERRMHAKGSGAYGTFTVTNDITKYTRAKLFSEIGKKTDMFVRFSTVAGERGAADAERDIRGFSVRFYTEEGNWDVVGNNTPVFFFRDPLHFPDLNHAVKRCPRTNMRSANNNWDFWTSLPEALHQITIVMSERGIPKSYRTMHGFGSHTFSMINADNERVWVKFHFRSQQGIENLTNKEAAEIVGVDRESHQRDLYESIEEGDFPKWKLYIQVMTEEEALNMPYNPFDLTKVWYKKDFPLIEVGEFQLNRNPDNYFAEVEQAAFTPANVVPGISFSPDKMLQGRLFSYGDAQRYRLGVNHHQIPVNQPRCPVHSFHRDGAMRVDGNLGSTLHYEPNTYGEWDAQPEYKEPPLDIYGAADRWDFAEDDDNYFEQPGKLFNLMNDEQKEALFLNTAADIAPADKHIKLRHIVHCYQADPAYGQGVAEALQIPWSEVEAAGGLE; encoded by the coding sequence ATGGCGAATAAAAACAACAAAAAAAGATTTACTACAGCGGCAGGTGCACCGGTTGTTGACAACCATAATTCAATGACAGCTGGTCCAAGAGGGCCAATGCTTCTCCAAGACGTATGGTTTTTAGAAAAAATGGCTCACTTTGACCGTGAAGTCATTCCAGAGCGTCGTATGCACGCAAAAGGATCTGGTGCATACGGAACATTTACAGTAACAAATGACATCACAAAATATACACGTGCAAAACTTTTCTCTGAAATAGGAAAAAAGACAGATATGTTTGTCCGTTTTTCAACTGTTGCCGGTGAACGTGGTGCTGCTGATGCAGAGCGCGATATTCGAGGATTTTCCGTAAGATTTTACACAGAGGAAGGTAACTGGGACGTTGTTGGAAATAATACACCGGTATTCTTTTTCAGAGACCCGCTTCACTTCCCTGACTTAAACCACGCAGTAAAACGGTGCCCACGTACGAATATGAGAAGTGCAAACAATAACTGGGATTTCTGGACTTCACTTCCTGAAGCACTTCATCAAATAACAATCGTCATGAGTGAACGAGGGATTCCAAAATCATATAGAACGATGCATGGTTTCGGAAGCCATACATTCAGCATGATTAACGCAGACAATGAGCGCGTATGGGTGAAATTCCACTTCCGTTCACAACAAGGGATTGAAAATTTAACAAATAAAGAAGCAGCTGAAATAGTAGGCGTAGACCGCGAGAGCCATCAGCGCGATCTTTATGAATCAATTGAAGAAGGTGATTTCCCGAAATGGAAATTATATATTCAAGTGATGACAGAAGAAGAAGCTTTAAACATGCCTTACAACCCATTTGATTTAACAAAAGTTTGGTATAAAAAAGATTTCCCACTCATAGAAGTTGGTGAATTCCAACTGAACAGAAATCCTGATAACTACTTTGCGGAAGTTGAACAAGCAGCGTTCACACCTGCAAACGTTGTTCCTGGTATTAGCTTCTCACCAGATAAAATGCTACAAGGCCGCTTATTTTCATATGGCGATGCACAGCGTTACCGTCTAGGTGTAAACCACCATCAGATTCCAGTTAACCAACCGCGTTGTCCAGTTCATAGTTTCCACCGTGACGGTGCGATGAGAGTCGATGGAAACTTAGGAAGCACACTTCATTACGAGCCAAACACATACGGTGAATGGGATGCACAACCTGAATACAAAGAGCCACCACTAGATATTTACGGTGCCGCAGATCGTTGGGATTTTGCTGAAGATGATGACAACTATTTTGAGCAACCAGGTAAGTTATTCAATTTAATGAATGACGAGCAAAAAGAAGCATTATTTTTAAATACAGCAGCTGATATTGCACCCGCTGATAAGCATATTAAACTTCGCCATATTGTCCACTGCTATCAAGCAGACCCGGCATACGGCCAAGGCGTTGCGGAAGCCCTTCAAATTCCATGGAGCGAAGTTGAAGCAGCAGGTGGATTAGAATAA
- a CDS encoding NRDE family protein — MCLINFHYHNHPNYKLIVAANRDEFYERPTAMAHFWEDYPQLLAGRDLEKQGTWLGITKQGRFAALTNYRSPVHMQRKENSRGKIVSGYLTGHTSPKDYIEGINKNNNLYSGFNLLIGNPNQLIYYNNIENSSYEVRPGTHGLSNHFLNTPWPKVVNGKNLLHHYVTTHETLQPEVLFNLLANDDVAEDVNLPHTGIGLELERQLSSLFINTADYGTRCSTVLLVTKHDDVIFIERTFYEGKFVDDRQFKFRIQPPLD; from the coding sequence ATGTGTTTAATTAATTTCCATTATCATAATCATCCGAATTACAAACTGATTGTCGCAGCGAATCGTGATGAATTTTACGAACGTCCAACAGCAATGGCTCACTTTTGGGAAGATTATCCACAACTACTAGCCGGTCGAGATTTAGAAAAACAAGGGACATGGCTTGGGATAACAAAACAGGGGCGATTTGCCGCATTAACAAATTATCGTAGTCCTGTCCATATGCAACGCAAAGAAAACTCGCGCGGTAAAATTGTAAGCGGTTACCTAACTGGCCATACTTCACCTAAGGACTATATAGAAGGGATAAATAAAAATAACAACTTATACAGCGGCTTTAATTTACTTATTGGTAATCCCAACCAGCTCATTTATTATAATAATATAGAAAACAGTTCGTATGAAGTTCGTCCAGGCACCCACGGACTTAGTAATCATTTTCTAAATACACCGTGGCCTAAAGTAGTCAATGGAAAAAATTTGCTACACCATTATGTTACTACACATGAAACGCTCCAACCCGAAGTCCTTTTCAATCTATTAGCAAACGATGACGTAGCGGAAGATGTCAATTTGCCTCATACGGGCATTGGGTTAGAGTTGGAACGACAGCTATCTTCCCTTTTTATAAACACAGCTGACTATGGTACAAGATGTTCGACTGTATTGCTTGTTACAAAGCACGATGATGTTATTTTTATAGAAAGAACTTTTTATGAAGGAAAATTTGTAGATGACCGACAATTTAAGTTTCGAATTCAACCGCCACTCGACTAA
- a CDS encoding amidase gives MFAKNPNKFKVAQSAVLDADAIKLCQMIKNKQITSVEATKTYIEHIEKMNPTINSVVENRFNEALEEAQKADYQLAKGEATGQLFGVPISMKESFDVKGMQTTGALIHRKGMVQKRDADVVRKLKEEGAIILGKTNTPELCFCQETDNKLFGRTNNPRDLTRTAGGSSGGEAATIAIGAAAAGLGSDIGGSIRIPSHFNGIIGFKSGRGQISSEGSFPCEEHPLQSRMLGIGPMTKSVRDVELIYNIIAKQKTVKKELANFTVSVLPSTEYPLSVETSVLIGSVYEKLRENLLVERVSPPYLHESAELWQEIMSINGGEMAYSEAFANKKTKPVGQYVKEIVSGTAKNHRYLLWALIGAALFKPTNSRIKEIEKIVEEGDAILDDYLDKRILLFPVYHTAAPKHGVVYKEIFSIRKTFEKYIPYVAYANVWGLPSLTVPLGKDQYGMPIALQCISRIGNEDALFQLGYLLEKAFSAYERVLF, from the coding sequence ATGTTTGCGAAGAATCCTAATAAATTCAAAGTGGCGCAATCAGCTGTATTGGATGCTGATGCTATAAAATTATGCCAAATGATTAAAAATAAGCAAATCACATCGGTGGAAGCTACGAAAACTTATATTGAACATATCGAAAAAATGAATCCAACCATTAATAGTGTCGTAGAAAATCGATTTAATGAGGCATTGGAAGAAGCACAAAAAGCTGATTATCAACTTGCTAAAGGAGAAGCAACTGGTCAATTATTTGGTGTGCCGATAAGCATGAAAGAATCGTTTGACGTGAAAGGGATGCAAACGACTGGAGCACTTATACACCGAAAAGGGATGGTTCAAAAAAGAGACGCTGACGTCGTTCGTAAATTAAAGGAAGAGGGAGCAATTATACTTGGTAAAACGAATACCCCAGAGCTTTGCTTTTGCCAAGAAACGGATAATAAATTATTTGGAAGGACAAATAATCCGAGAGATTTAACAAGAACTGCTGGAGGTTCTAGTGGGGGAGAGGCGGCCACGATTGCCATAGGCGCGGCGGCAGCTGGATTAGGGTCAGATATCGGGGGTTCCATTCGAATTCCAAGTCATTTTAATGGAATTATTGGCTTTAAGTCTGGTAGAGGACAAATATCGTCGGAGGGGAGTTTCCCTTGTGAGGAGCATCCATTACAAAGCCGGATGCTCGGAATTGGACCGATGACAAAATCTGTACGGGATGTTGAATTAATCTATAATATTATCGCAAAACAAAAAACTGTGAAGAAAGAATTAGCTAATTTTACGGTCAGTGTTTTACCATCGACAGAATATCCATTATCAGTTGAGACTTCGGTACTTATTGGTTCAGTTTATGAAAAGTTAAGGGAAAACCTTTTGGTAGAGCGTGTATCACCTCCATATTTACATGAAAGCGCAGAACTGTGGCAAGAAATTATGTCCATCAATGGAGGGGAAATGGCCTACTCAGAAGCTTTCGCTAATAAAAAAACAAAACCTGTCGGGCAGTATGTAAAAGAAATTGTCAGTGGGACGGCGAAGAATCATCGTTATTTACTATGGGCACTTATCGGGGCTGCACTATTTAAGCCAACAAACAGTCGAATAAAAGAGATTGAAAAGATAGTGGAAGAAGGGGACGCGATATTGGATGATTATTTAGATAAACGAATTTTACTTTTCCCTGTTTATCATACGGCAGCACCGAAACATGGGGTAGTTTATAAAGAAATTTTTTCAATCCGTAAAACGTTTGAGAAATATATACCGTATGTGGCCTATGCGAATGTTTGGGGACTTCCGTCATTAACAGTTCCACTTGGAAAAGATCAATATGGAATGCCGATTGCTTTACAGTGCATAAGTAGAATTGGCAATGAAGATGCCCTGTTTCAGCTTGGTTATTTACTAGAAAAAGCCTTTTCAGCATATGAGCGTGTCCTATTTTAA
- a CDS encoding glycerol-3-phosphate acyltransferase, translating to MFFWLLTILIVSYLIGCLHGSIVAQKLSGVNLKDTGVKNAGASNATIVLGKKYGALVAAVDIGKGALAIILLRHTLNWITISPEFLAIFLFSAGAAVILGHVFPFYMKFNGGKGTATIIGVLLALHWEFGLIALAIFIIATLVTDFIVIGVFTLYFSLIAIAIWKFPSLWSVVISVILLIIALYKHMENFKRMKVGEEKRVSAVFGKSK from the coding sequence ATGTTTTTTTGGCTGCTTACTATACTTATAGTCAGTTATTTAATCGGTTGTTTACACGGCTCTATCGTTGCTCAGAAGCTTTCTGGGGTGAATTTAAAGGATACAGGCGTTAAAAATGCGGGTGCGTCTAATGCCACGATTGTGTTAGGCAAAAAATATGGGGCGCTTGTCGCGGCCGTTGATATCGGAAAAGGTGCATTAGCAATTATCCTGTTGCGTCATACATTAAACTGGATAACAATTTCTCCGGAATTTCTTGCCATTTTTCTATTTAGTGCAGGAGCGGCAGTTATTTTAGGACATGTTTTTCCATTCTACATGAAATTTAATGGCGGCAAAGGGACTGCCACGATTATTGGTGTTCTGCTGGCGCTTCATTGGGAATTCGGGTTGATTGCACTCGCCATATTTATCATCGCTACTTTGGTAACCGATTTTATCGTTATCGGTGTGTTCACACTTTACTTTTCGCTCATTGCGATTGCCATTTGGAAGTTTCCTAGCTTATGGTCGGTGGTTATTTCTGTCATTCTACTCATCATCGCGCTTTACAAACATATGGAAAATTTCAAGCGAATGAAAGTTGGGGAAGAAAAGCGCGTTTCTGCTGTTTTTGGTAAATCCAAATGA
- a CDS encoding DUF948 domain-containing protein: protein MPFISIATFIVTIGFALVCIYIAILLLRVAGLLKSVGQTIDEVERQLDCTVLEAEQLILGIERTATDVEEKLQATTGVFTSVQDVGIATSIMSEELKSRTKNYKQDKELLGTKPFIRSIQWGEYASILFKAWHRGKKVGLETKPQK, encoded by the coding sequence ATGCCGTTTATTTCAATTGCGACGTTTATCGTGACAATCGGTTTTGCACTTGTCTGTATTTATATTGCCATATTACTTCTTCGCGTTGCAGGGCTTCTAAAGTCAGTTGGACAAACAATAGATGAAGTGGAACGCCAATTAGATTGTACAGTTTTGGAAGCCGAACAGCTTATTTTAGGCATTGAACGCACAGCTACTGACGTAGAAGAAAAGTTACAAGCTACAACAGGTGTTTTTACTTCAGTGCAAGATGTAGGAATAGCTACTTCAATAATGAGTGAAGAGCTGAAAAGCCGAACGAAAAATTATAAACAAGACAAAGAACTACTAGGAACGAAACCTTTTATACGATCTATCCAATGGGGAGAATATGCATCGATATTATTTAAAGCTTGGCATCGTGGAAAAAAGGTTGGGCTTGAGACAAAGCCACAGAAATGA
- a CDS encoding DUF948 domain-containing protein, whose amino-acid sequence MDLTGIGVLLIGIAILILAIFFARILNNIASILGGVDKTVEQLPKQLDNMFDETGKLLSNSNNTLSDVNEKLGTLTPLFHVVGDVGESTRRLSSTLVDVSKSSKSKLDKGDPNEQKKKLGGLYGSTALGLYLFRKRKETKQNDGWKRYES is encoded by the coding sequence ATGGATTTAACAGGAATTGGCGTATTGTTAATCGGTATCGCTATTTTAATACTAGCCATTTTCTTTGCACGTATTTTAAACAATATCGCTTCAATCTTAGGTGGTGTTGATAAGACTGTTGAACAACTGCCAAAACAATTGGACAATATGTTTGATGAAACAGGGAAATTATTAAGCAATAGTAATAATACACTATCAGATGTTAACGAAAAGCTAGGCACATTAACGCCGCTATTTCATGTCGTTGGTGACGTAGGTGAATCGACACGCCGTTTATCTTCTACGTTGGTCGATGTATCAAAGTCATCGAAAAGTAAATTAGATAAGGGCGATCCAAACGAACAAAAGAAAAAACTAGGTGGTCTATACGGTTCTACAGCACTTGGTTTGTATTTATTCCGTAAGCGTAAAGAAACGAAACAAAACGATGGTTGGAAAAGGTACGAATCATAA
- a CDS encoding DUF948 domain-containing protein — protein MDWLGIGVLIIGIALLILVLVLIKPLLKLATLLDSARQTTDRLPKTLDDGAAQAHDIFQQVNKTLENVNRQMNTVHPLFQVIGDAGEASRQVSLQWLNKTAELKENATEAQTVSNRKKYEGLYSVLSFVFYLSQKSGELKKVSKQLKR, from the coding sequence ATGGACTGGCTCGGAATTGGTGTTCTTATTATTGGTATCGCCCTACTTATACTTGTACTTGTACTCATAAAACCCCTTTTGAAATTAGCGACATTATTAGATAGCGCACGACAAACCACTGACCGTCTTCCAAAAACGTTAGACGACGGGGCCGCTCAAGCGCATGATATATTTCAACAAGTAAACAAAACATTAGAAAATGTGAATCGTCAAATGAATACGGTGCACCCACTTTTTCAAGTCATTGGAGATGCCGGTGAAGCTTCCCGACAAGTTTCTTTACAATGGTTGAATAAGACAGCGGAATTGAAAGAAAACGCGACCGAAGCACAAACCGTTTCAAATCGAAAAAAATATGAAGGACTTTACAGTGTTCTCTCGTTTGTTTTTTACCTATCACAAAAAAGTGGTGAGCTGAAAAAAGTTAGCAAACAATTAAAACGTTGA
- a CDS encoding DUF948 domain-containing protein, with product MNFLLYASAAIAALALVIIAIFVIITYKSAKKTMDDVKQTVSRVETKVTNITEKANGLLEKTNHIAEDAEQKLQAFEQLSKSAKDLEQTTRHLDVSFQDIAQKVANPPEKERKIMEQASVVTETIARIYYGFKKEYAKRQSASVKSDKKIPESPKKLEYHE from the coding sequence ATGAACTTTTTACTCTATGCAAGTGCTGCAATTGCTGCGCTAGCGTTAGTCATTATTGCAATCTTTGTCATCATTACTTATAAGAGCGCTAAAAAAACAATGGATGATGTCAAACAAACAGTAAGTAGAGTGGAAACGAAAGTAACCAACATTACGGAAAAAGCAAACGGATTACTCGAAAAAACAAATCATATTGCTGAAGATGCTGAGCAAAAACTACAAGCATTCGAGCAACTATCCAAAAGCGCTAAAGATTTAGAACAGACAACTCGTCACTTAGATGTTTCATTCCAGGATATTGCACAAAAAGTTGCAAATCCACCTGAAAAAGAACGGAAAATAATGGAACAAGCAAGTGTTGTGACCGAGACCATTGCTCGAATCTATTACGGATTTAAAAAAGAATACGCAAAAAGACAATCAGCAAGCGTAAAGTCAGACAAAAAAATACCTGAATCCCCAAAGAAGCTAGAGTATCACGAATAA
- a CDS encoding arylamine N-acetyltransferase family protein, with the protein MNTKQYLKRINAPLEKPSLTSLAKLQKMHLQQVPFENLDVIRKVPIYLNLETIYKKVVEMNRGGYCYELNGLFHSLLTDLGYTAHLISATVLRPNGEWAKADTHATILVYLDEPYLVDVGFGAATPRRPVPLNGIMKTDIGETYRIAQQTERTYDLIREIDGVRRTLYRFSSDTKELVDFHEGCVFNQVSKDSTFTHTDIVALATETGRITLQDHTLTKVINGVTEKTELSPEEKEFALNNIFSLSLKYV; encoded by the coding sequence ATGAATACGAAGCAATACTTGAAAAGGATTAACGCACCGCTTGAGAAACCATCCCTTACCAGTTTGGCTAAACTACAAAAAATGCATCTGCAGCAAGTGCCGTTCGAAAATTTAGATGTCATCCGGAAAGTGCCTATCTATTTAAACTTAGAAACGATTTATAAGAAAGTTGTTGAAATGAATCGCGGCGGCTATTGCTATGAATTAAATGGGCTCTTTCATTCTTTATTAACAGATCTTGGGTATACTGCTCATTTAATAAGTGCTACAGTGCTAAGACCAAATGGTGAATGGGCAAAGGCAGACACCCACGCGACAATCCTAGTCTATTTGGATGAACCATATCTAGTCGACGTCGGATTCGGTGCTGCAACACCTAGAAGACCTGTTCCATTAAACGGTATAATGAAAACCGATATTGGCGAAACTTACAGGATAGCCCAACAAACTGAACGTACGTATGATTTGATTCGTGAAATAGACGGCGTGCGTCGAACGTTGTATCGATTTAGCAGCGATACAAAAGAGTTGGTTGATTTTCATGAAGGCTGCGTTTTTAACCAAGTTTCAAAAGACTCAACATTTACCCATACTGATATTGTTGCGTTAGCTACTGAAACAGGTCGGATTACCCTTCAAGATCACACATTGACTAAAGTAATAAATGGCGTAACAGAAAAAACTGAGCTTTCTCCTGAGGAAAAAGAATTTGCGCTGAACAACATTTTTTCACTTAGTTTGAAATATGTGTAA
- a CDS encoding peptide MFS transporter has product MSKLTKQEIVDSVPQKGFFGHPKGLFTLFFTEFWERFSYYGMRAILVFYMYYEVTKGGLGLSQPLALSIMSIYGSLVYMSGIIGGWLADRIFGTSKAVFYGGILIMLGHIALAIPGSLTLFFVSMILIVLGTGLLKPNVSSLVGDIYAEKDNRRDSGFSIFYMGINMGGFLAPLIVGEVGMKHNFHLGFGIAAVGMFLGLVLFVVTKKKNLGLAGVQPANPLKPEEKKKVYTRLGIGTLLLIVLVSVLIPLGWLTFESFILIVGILGFLIPTAYFIVMYRSPDTKDEERSRIIAYIPLFLAAVMFWAIAEQGSTILALYADTRTNLNIFGIRISPAFFQSFNPLFIIMLAPVFAWLWVKLGNRQPSIPRKFSLGLLFAGLSFIVILVPGYFGGTNALVNPLWLVLSIFILVLGELCLSPVGLSATTKLAPEAFSAQTMSLWFLSNAAAQALNAQIVKLYSVETEMLYFGIIGGAAIVLSIVLFAVSPIISRFMKGVH; this is encoded by the coding sequence GTGTCAAAATTAACAAAGCAAGAAATCGTGGACAGTGTTCCACAAAAAGGTTTCTTCGGACATCCTAAAGGATTGTTCACATTATTCTTTACGGAATTCTGGGAACGTTTCTCCTATTACGGAATGCGTGCAATCCTTGTCTTTTATATGTATTACGAAGTCACTAAAGGCGGACTAGGTCTTAGTCAACCATTAGCGCTTTCTATTATGTCTATTTACGGGTCACTCGTTTATATGTCTGGTATCATTGGCGGTTGGCTAGCGGACCGCATTTTTGGTACTTCTAAAGCTGTATTCTATGGCGGTATACTGATTATGCTTGGACATATTGCTTTAGCAATTCCCGGCAGTCTTACGCTGTTCTTTGTTTCAATGATATTAATCGTCCTTGGTACTGGTTTATTAAAACCTAACGTTTCTAGCTTAGTTGGCGATATTTATGCCGAAAAAGATAACCGTCGAGATTCAGGTTTCAGCATCTTTTACATGGGGATTAATATGGGTGGTTTCTTAGCTCCCCTAATCGTTGGAGAAGTTGGAATGAAACATAACTTCCATCTTGGATTTGGGATTGCAGCGGTTGGTATGTTTTTAGGACTTGTATTATTTGTCGTAACAAAGAAAAAGAATCTTGGGTTAGCGGGCGTACAACCTGCAAATCCATTGAAGCCAGAAGAAAAGAAAAAAGTTTATACTCGCCTTGGAATCGGAACATTACTACTTATCGTTTTAGTGAGTGTGCTAATTCCACTTGGATGGTTAACTTTCGAATCATTTATTTTAATTGTCGGAATTCTAGGGTTCTTAATTCCAACAGCTTATTTTATCGTGATGTATAGAAGTCCTGACACAAAGGACGAAGAACGTTCACGAATTATTGCCTACATACCGCTATTTTTAGCAGCCGTAATGTTCTGGGCAATTGCAGAACAAGGATCAACGATTTTAGCGCTTTACGCAGATACAAGAACGAATCTTAACATTTTTGGGATTCGAATCTCGCCTGCTTTTTTCCAATCATTTAACCCATTATTTATTATTATGTTAGCGCCCGTCTTTGCGTGGCTTTGGGTGAAGCTTGGCAACCGTCAACCATCGATTCCACGTAAATTCTCGCTTGGTTTATTGTTTGCAGGTTTATCGTTTATTGTCATTTTAGTGCCGGGATATTTCGGCGGTACAAATGCACTTGTAAATCCACTATGGCTCGTTCTAAGCATATTCATCTTAGTATTAGGTGAATTATGTCTGTCACCTGTTGGCTTATCTGCAACAACAAAACTTGCACCCGAAGCATTTTCTGCGCAAACGATGAGTTTATGGTTTTTATCTAACGCCGCAGCGCAAGCATTGAATGCCCAGATTGTTAAATTGTATTCTGTAGAGACGGAAATGCTTTATTTTGGAATAATTGGCGGGGCTGCGATAGTTTTAAGTATTGTTTTGTTCGCCGTATCACCCATTATTTCTCGCTTTATGAAAGGTGTTCATTAA
- a CDS encoding PepSY domain-containing protein — protein sequence MTNHWHGYNPHWQAQRQPNEYSRYSRISIEDAMAIALEQIPGEVVKIELDTKNGMLIYEVDIINRQGIKYEVEIDAQTGRIIKMKRD from the coding sequence TTGACAAATCATTGGCATGGGTATAATCCACATTGGCAAGCACAAAGGCAACCGAATGAGTATAGCCGATATAGTCGCATTTCAATTGAAGATGCAATGGCCATTGCACTTGAACAAATTCCTGGTGAAGTCGTAAAAATTGAATTGGACACTAAAAACGGAATGCTTATCTATGAGGTCGACATCATTAATAGACAAGGGATTAAATATGAAGTTGAAATCGATGCGCAAACAGGAAGAATTATTAAAATGAAACGAGACTAA
- the ahpC gene encoding alkyl hydroperoxide reductase subunit C gives MSQIGKTVEEFKASAYNAGNGEFIDVTDENFKGKWSVVCFYPADFTFVCPTELEDLQNQYATLKELDVEVYSVSTDTHFTHKAWHDHSDAISKIEYIMIGDPSQRISRNFDVLDEETGLAQRGTFIIDPDGVVQAAEINADGIGRDASTLVGKIKAAQYVRNNPGEVCPAKWEEGAETLKPSLDLVGKI, from the coding sequence ATGTCACAAATCGGTAAAACAGTAGAAGAATTTAAAGCTTCAGCTTATAACGCGGGTAACGGAGAATTTATCGACGTTACAGATGAGAACTTCAAAGGAAAGTGGAGCGTTGTTTGCTTCTACCCAGCAGACTTTACGTTCGTTTGCCCAACTGAACTTGAAGACCTTCAAAACCAATACGCAACACTAAAAGAGCTTGATGTAGAAGTTTATTCTGTTTCAACAGATACTCACTTTACACATAAAGCATGGCATGATCATTCAGATGCAATTAGCAAAATCGAATATATCATGATTGGTGACCCATCACAAAGAATCTCACGTAACTTCGACGTACTAGACGAAGAGACAGGCCTTGCACAACGTGGTACATTCATTATCGACCCAGATGGTGTTGTACAAGCTGCAGAAATTAACGCTGATGGAATCGGCCGTGACGCAAGCACACTTGTAGGTAAAATCAAAGCCGCACAATACGTGCGTAACAATCCAGGTGAGGTTTGCCCAGCTAAATGGGAAGAAGGCGCAGAAACACTTAAGCCTAGCCTAGACCTAGTAGGAAAAATCTAA